The Streptomyces camelliae genome window below encodes:
- a CDS encoding serine/threonine protein kinase, with protein sequence MVHRDVKPQNVILAPSGPHVLDFGIAHALDGTSVTRTGVMTGTPGWISPEHYRTGAVGPEGDVFAWGALVAYAATGRLPFGSGAADAVTFRVMSSEPELEGVPTDLRRLVEQALAKEPSDRPTATELARECTELLAAQTTAVVVPSGQQPTLVSDLVSLHWDLAAEDEPAWPVPSHRASHIRLYLAVAAAAAVLGSVGGALAASQSSGAARGKSPAPTNRTTTAATAAAAVQGSTPQSNGPTPSRSEERAASQIPQQVAVPSPAYTRSDDAQPTIDEWVNARVPATPAEKTAAQQLTDDTASVLRGQQYMGDSMTVTFNPEARTMFVTFGPGTYPEGQDYHDDINWTDVVRGLMFGSCSEAQQDFHNDITWPYGRAVVVYRESMASPVIADFRDVTHIDSCRV encoded by the coding sequence ATCGTCCATCGGGACGTGAAGCCGCAGAACGTCATCCTCGCCCCGTCGGGGCCGCACGTACTGGACTTCGGCATCGCCCACGCGCTCGACGGTACTTCCGTCACGCGCACCGGCGTGATGACCGGCACGCCGGGCTGGATCAGCCCCGAGCACTACCGCACCGGCGCTGTCGGCCCGGAAGGAGACGTGTTCGCTTGGGGAGCTCTCGTCGCCTACGCCGCAACCGGCCGTCTTCCTTTCGGCAGTGGCGCTGCAGACGCTGTGACGTTCCGCGTCATGTCGAGTGAGCCGGAGTTGGAAGGCGTGCCGACCGACCTGCGACGTCTGGTCGAGCAGGCCCTGGCCAAAGAGCCGTCCGATCGTCCGACTGCCACCGAGCTCGCACGTGAGTGCACCGAGTTGCTCGCCGCCCAGACAACTGCCGTCGTCGTGCCCAGCGGCCAGCAGCCTACGCTGGTATCCGATCTGGTCAGCCTGCACTGGGACCTGGCGGCCGAAGACGAGCCTGCTTGGCCTGTCCCGTCACATCGCGCCAGCCACATCCGGCTCTATCTGGCCGTCGCCGCCGCGGCCGCCGTCCTCGGCAGCGTCGGCGGTGCCCTGGCCGCCTCCCAGTCATCCGGCGCCGCCCGAGGCAAGAGCCCAGCGCCGACCAACCGGACGACCACAGCCGCCACCGCTGCCGCTGCGGTTCAGGGGTCCACCCCGCAATCAAACGGCCCTACTCCGTCTCGCTCCGAAGAGCGGGCCGCCTCGCAGATCCCGCAACAGGTAGCTGTTCCCTCCCCCGCATACACCCGCAGCGACGACGCGCAGCCCACCATCGACGAATGGGTGAACGCGCGAGTGCCGGCCACGCCGGCTGAGAAGACGGCCGCCCAGCAGCTGACCGACGACACAGCCTCCGTGCTTCGGGGACAGCAGTACATGGGCGACAGCATGACCGTGACCTTCAACCCCGAGGCCCGGACCATGTTCGTCACCTTCGGCCCAGGGACGTATCCCGAAGGGCAGGACTACCACGACGACATCAACTGGACCGACGTCGTCCGCGGCCTCATGTTCGGCAGCTGTTCCGAAGCCCAGCAAGACTTCCACAACGACATCACCTGGCCCTACGGCCGCGCCGTCGTCGTCTACCGCGAATCCATGGCCAGCCCCGTCATCGCCGACTTCCGCGACGTCACCCACATCGACAGCTGTCGCGTATAG
- a CDS encoding nitroreductase: MDVYEAVDSRRAVRAFSDEPVSKEILERVLAAATRAPSSGNLQPWHVYVVTGEPLAKLKRRATARALAGDPGDDREYPMYPAELTSPYLDRFSAAAAQRYQALGIERDDPDRPKRIAALNSEAFGAPVVLFCYLDRAMGPGQWGDAGMYLQTVMLLLRAEGLHSCPQVMWTMYRKTVSQTVGADDGLVLYCGVSVGFEKEGVPRLRTGRADMAETVSFIGV, translated from the coding sequence GTGGATGTGTATGAGGCCGTGGACAGTCGCCGTGCTGTGCGGGCGTTCAGCGATGAGCCGGTGTCCAAAGAGATACTAGAACGAGTGCTGGCTGCCGCGACGCGGGCTCCGTCGAGCGGGAACCTCCAGCCGTGGCACGTATATGTGGTGACCGGCGAGCCCTTGGCCAAACTGAAGAGGCGCGCGACGGCCAGGGCACTGGCGGGAGATCCGGGCGATGACCGGGAGTATCCGATGTACCCGGCCGAACTGACGTCGCCGTATCTGGACCGTTTTTCCGCCGCGGCCGCCCAGCGATACCAGGCGTTGGGAATCGAGCGCGACGACCCCGACAGGCCCAAGCGGATCGCCGCCTTGAACTCGGAGGCGTTCGGGGCGCCGGTCGTCCTGTTCTGCTACCTCGACCGGGCCATGGGGCCCGGGCAGTGGGGGGACGCGGGGATGTACTTGCAGACGGTCATGCTGTTGCTGAGGGCGGAAGGGCTGCACAGCTGCCCCCAGGTGATGTGGACCATGTACCGCAAGACCGTCAGCCAGACAGTCGGAGCCGATGACGGGCTCGTACTGTACTGCGGCGTCTCGGTGGGATTCGAGAAGGAAGGCGTGCCACGGCTGCGTACCGGGCGGGCGGACATGGCGGAAACAGTGAGCTTCATCGGAGTGTGA
- a CDS encoding amidase: MEWSFQAAEKLAAALRAGEVTSAELTEEAIARIERDDKAINAICVPDFDRARAAARGADQARARGEDRPLLGIPVTVKESYNIAGLPTTWGTPLHRNYMPAEDAVQVSRLKAAGAVVLGKTNVPLGLQDIQSFNEIYGTTNNPWDHGRTPGGSSGGSAAALASGFGALSIGSDIGGSLRTPAHFCGVYAHKPTLGLAANRGMVPPPAPALPVDLDLAVVGPMARTARDLTLLLDVMAGPDPLTLGVAHDLTLPPARHERLCDFRVLVLDTHPLIPTGSAVRAGVNRVADALVDGGARVQRHSPLMPDLTEAAVLYMQLLFSSSVARFPVEAYEQLRTLAAGLSADDQSLDAVRLRGMVFSHRDWIEANSRRELHRHGWRQLFAEFDAVVCPITPTPAFPHDHNPDLMERRIDIDGVEYPYLDQLVWAGLATMPGLPATAIPAGRSPEGLPVGVQLIGPMFEDRTPLRLAELLEQKIGGFQAPK, from the coding sequence ATGGAGTGGAGCTTTCAGGCAGCCGAAAAACTCGCGGCCGCTTTGCGTGCCGGTGAAGTGACCTCGGCGGAACTGACCGAAGAGGCGATCGCCCGTATCGAGCGGGACGACAAGGCGATCAACGCGATCTGTGTGCCGGACTTCGACCGTGCACGGGCCGCCGCGCGCGGTGCCGACCAGGCGCGCGCCCGCGGTGAGGACCGGCCGCTGCTCGGCATTCCGGTGACGGTCAAGGAGTCCTACAACATCGCCGGGCTGCCCACGACCTGGGGCACTCCGCTGCACCGGAACTACATGCCAGCCGAGGACGCGGTGCAGGTGTCGCGGCTCAAGGCCGCAGGCGCGGTGGTGCTCGGTAAGACCAATGTGCCCCTGGGACTGCAAGACATTCAGAGCTTCAACGAGATCTACGGCACCACCAACAACCCCTGGGATCACGGTCGCACGCCGGGTGGATCCTCCGGCGGATCAGCGGCGGCCCTGGCATCCGGATTCGGCGCGCTGTCCATCGGTTCCGACATCGGCGGTTCGTTGCGCACCCCCGCACACTTCTGCGGTGTCTACGCGCACAAGCCGACACTCGGGCTGGCGGCGAACCGCGGTATGGTCCCGCCGCCCGCGCCGGCACTGCCGGTCGACCTTGACCTCGCCGTCGTCGGTCCGATGGCGCGCACTGCCCGCGACCTCACGCTCCTGCTCGACGTCATGGCCGGACCGGACCCCCTCACCCTCGGTGTGGCCCACGACTTGACGCTGCCGCCCGCGCGCCACGAACGGCTCTGCGACTTCCGGGTCTTGGTCCTCGACACGCATCCGCTCATTCCGACCGGGTCCGCTGTGCGGGCGGGCGTGAACCGGGTGGCCGACGCGCTTGTCGACGGCGGCGCCCGCGTCCAACGGCACAGTCCGCTGATGCCCGATCTGACCGAAGCCGCGGTGCTCTACATGCAGTTGCTGTTTTCGAGCTCCGTTGCGCGTTTTCCCGTCGAAGCGTACGAGCAGCTGCGGACCCTCGCCGCCGGACTGAGCGCAGACGACCAGAGCCTCGATGCGGTGCGGCTGCGCGGCATGGTGTTCAGCCACCGCGACTGGATCGAGGCGAACAGCCGTCGCGAGCTCCACCGCCACGGCTGGCGGCAGCTCTTCGCCGAGTTCGACGCCGTGGTGTGTCCCATCACGCCCACTCCCGCGTTCCCGCACGACCACAACCCCGATCTGATGGAACGCCGGATCGACATCGACGGCGTCGAGTACCCGTACTTGGACCAGCTCGTCTGGGCCGGTCTGGCCACCATGCCCGGCCTACCCGCCACCGCCATACCGGCGGGCCGGTCCCCCGAGGGCCTGCCGGTGGGAGTGCAGCTCATCGGTCCGATGTTCGAGGATCGCACCCCGCTGCGGCTGGCCGAACTGCTTGAGCAGAAGATCGGCGGCTTCCAGGCACCGAAGTAG
- a CDS encoding helix-turn-helix domain-containing protein, with amino-acid sequence MPARRGHDAQAVDVVDAVLETAVALAAEHGLARVTMSHIAKEAGIGRATLYTYFPDVQSILIA; translated from the coding sequence TTGCCCGCCCGGCGCGGTCACGACGCACAGGCCGTCGACGTTGTGGACGCGGTCCTGGAGACCGCCGTCGCGCTCGCGGCCGAGCACGGCCTGGCGAGAGTGACGATGTCACACATCGCGAAAGAAGCCGGGATCGGGCGCGCGACGCTGTACACGTACTTCCCGGACGTCCAGTCGATCCTGATCGCCTGA
- a CDS encoding polysaccharide deacetylase family protein gives MASNARSKYGMPNPDSVRLLRRAVVGCTIAVSFALAGISTSASAASDNSAHATHGNAPSASIAYSTATGGRTVALTFDDGPGTATGQILDLLAQYHVKATFCQIGTQAAANPALVKRIIADGHRLCDHTVDHPQPMRTLPHDRQVHEITAAKDMISKAGGPGTQIRWFRAPGGDFSPDNRQIAVQAGLRPLGWTVDTRDWSRPGVASILATAKQELRPGGIILMHDGGGDRSQTVAALRQLLPWLTGQGYTFSLPTS, from the coding sequence ATGGCCAGCAATGCCAGGAGTAAGTACGGCATGCCGAATCCAGACTCCGTCCGCCTGTTGCGCCGTGCGGTTGTCGGCTGCACGATTGCCGTCTCATTCGCCTTGGCCGGCATCAGTACGAGCGCAAGCGCCGCATCTGACAACAGCGCGCACGCCACCCATGGCAACGCCCCGAGTGCCTCGATCGCCTACAGCACGGCGACGGGCGGCCGGACCGTGGCACTCACCTTCGACGACGGCCCAGGGACGGCCACCGGCCAAATCCTGGACTTGCTCGCGCAGTACCACGTCAAGGCGACCTTCTGCCAGATCGGCACACAGGCGGCCGCGAACCCCGCCCTGGTCAAGCGCATCATCGCCGACGGCCACCGGCTGTGTGACCACACCGTGGACCACCCCCAACCGATGCGCACCCTCCCGCACGACCGGCAGGTCCACGAGATCACCGCGGCCAAGGACATGATCAGCAAGGCTGGCGGGCCAGGCACCCAGATCAGGTGGTTTCGTGCCCCCGGCGGTGACTTCAGCCCCGATAACCGCCAGATAGCTGTGCAAGCCGGGCTACGCCCGCTGGGCTGGACCGTCGACACCCGTGACTGGTCGCGCCCCGGTGTCGCCTCGATCCTTGCCACCGCGAAGCAGGAACTGCGTCCCGGCGGCATCATCCTCATGCACGATGGCGGCGGCGACCGTAGCCAGACCGTAGCAGCTCTGCGCCAACTGCTTCCCTGGCTGACCGGGCAGGGCTACACGTTCAGCCTTCCCACAAGCTGA
- a CDS encoding beta-galactosidase yields MTAPAVARDVGGQPPATASAASPRAHTVSLDGYSFLVDGKRTYLWSGEFHYFRLPSPDLWRDIFQKMKAAGFNSTSLYFDWGYHSPKPGVYDFSGVRDVDKLLDMAQEAGLYVIARPAPYINAEVDSGGLPGWMTTKAGHNRSDDPQFLKYADEWLTQIDRIIARHQLTNGTGSVIAYQVENEYYNGSAAGRSYMKHLEDKARADGITVPLTGNNNGTFNSGTGALDVDGPDSYPQGFNCSNPSKWNGVPDISYDHPAGKPLYSPEFQGGAFDPWGGPGYDKCAQLINDQFANVFYKQNIAVGATAQSFYMTYGGTNWGWLGMPENYTSYDYGAAIRENRQLDPKYYEDKLIGYFTQSVDPLTKTEAIRSTPPDDSAVVDTARMNPDTKTQFHVLRHGNSTSTAVDKTHISLDFNAQPSADTTYTWDDPDSALQYAGSWSHVADQSYTGGDYKHTESFSNKAGDSLTVPFDGTAIRWIGSKTNNHGYADVFLDGTKVATVDDSGGENQAVIFQKTGLTPGAHTLKIVVNGNHSSGSTDNYVSIDAIDVPTAANATPTYPVVPQQPGTAITLDGRDSHVIVANYRLGDSQLQYSTSEIMTHATIGNRDVAVLYGDSDSDGETVLRYSSKPTVTSSGGTLTTTWDEATGDLRLNYAHKGLIRISISSGGKRPLLLLVGDKATAETFWRQDTATGPVLVRGTHLLRTATSLDDGHTVALTGDNADDKNIEVFTSADHVTWNGKALDTQATGAGSLAGKIPVAAPVHLPTLTNWKHAEESPEATPGFDDSSWQVADRTTTNSVSGINSLPVLYADDYGFHTGNTWYRGRFRATGKETGIHLVSDSGGNAQAFSAWLGGTFLGSSTTGSADFTFPAGSVKSKGDNVISVLTVNMGHEEDYNSTNGNKTARGLTSASLVGAPLTSVTWRLQGVRGGEDLQDPVRGPLSTGGLYGERAGWSLPGYPDENWNRVSLPTTDTRPGVSWYRTDVNVDLPHGQDTSLGLTFTDDPSRKYRATIFVNGWQVGNYVNYLGPQHTFPVPNGILNPNGRNSIAIAVWNLDGSTGGLGKVSLTNYGSYASSLRVTQNASPRYDHRTYAMPKRPGADVTLDVPDTAQSAQAFTAEATVRVPKDRSSASQLTASLSVPDGWSVSATSPTSVKRVQPGESATFTWKVQPPAGKLPSASALTATVHYLQNGRQAAGGDERIVGGIPSAPPAGKSAVSDLPFLSSTNGWGPVERDTSVGEQAAGDGRPISIAGVGYAKGLGTNAVSDVELYLAGQCSRLTADVGVDDETGGAGTVTFSVIADGKTLVTTPTLRGKQAAVPIDVDVSGAQVVDLKVGDAGDGNGNDHGDWAMPTLTCG; encoded by the coding sequence ATGACCGCGCCCGCCGTGGCGCGGGACGTCGGCGGGCAGCCACCCGCCACCGCGTCCGCCGCCAGTCCGCGGGCGCACACGGTGAGTCTCGACGGCTATTCGTTCCTCGTCGACGGCAAGCGCACCTACCTGTGGTCCGGCGAGTTCCACTACTTCCGGCTCCCGAGTCCGGACCTGTGGCGCGACATCTTCCAGAAGATGAAGGCCGCCGGGTTCAACTCCACCTCGTTGTACTTCGACTGGGGATACCACTCGCCGAAGCCGGGTGTGTACGACTTCAGCGGGGTGCGTGACGTCGACAAGCTGCTCGACATGGCCCAGGAGGCCGGGCTCTACGTGATCGCGCGCCCGGCACCGTACATCAACGCGGAGGTCGACAGCGGCGGTCTGCCCGGCTGGATGACCACCAAGGCCGGGCACAACCGCAGTGACGACCCTCAGTTCCTGAAGTACGCGGACGAGTGGCTGACCCAGATCGACCGGATCATCGCCCGCCACCAGCTGACCAACGGCACCGGGTCCGTCATCGCCTACCAGGTCGAGAACGAGTACTACAACGGCTCGGCCGCCGGCCGCTCCTACATGAAGCACCTGGAGGACAAGGCCCGCGCCGACGGCATCACGGTACCGCTGACCGGCAACAACAACGGCACCTTCAACTCCGGTACCGGCGCCCTGGACGTCGACGGACCGGACTCCTACCCGCAGGGCTTCAACTGCTCGAACCCCTCGAAGTGGAACGGCGTCCCCGACATCAGCTACGACCACCCAGCCGGCAAGCCGCTGTACTCGCCGGAGTTCCAAGGTGGCGCCTTCGACCCCTGGGGCGGGCCGGGCTACGACAAGTGCGCCCAGCTGATCAACGACCAGTTCGCCAATGTGTTCTACAAGCAGAACATAGCCGTCGGCGCCACCGCGCAGAGCTTCTACATGACCTACGGCGGCACCAACTGGGGCTGGCTGGGCATGCCGGAGAACTACACGTCGTACGACTACGGGGCCGCGATCCGCGAGAACCGCCAGCTCGATCCGAAGTACTACGAGGACAAACTGATCGGGTACTTCACGCAGTCGGTCGACCCGCTGACCAAGACCGAGGCGATCAGGTCCACGCCGCCCGACGACTCCGCGGTCGTCGACACCGCCCGGATGAACCCCGACACCAAGACCCAGTTCCACGTCCTGCGGCACGGGAACTCCACGTCCACGGCGGTCGACAAGACCCACATCTCGCTGGACTTCAACGCCCAGCCGTCCGCGGACACCACCTACACCTGGGACGACCCCGACTCCGCGCTGCAGTACGCCGGTTCGTGGTCGCACGTGGCCGACCAGAGCTACACCGGCGGCGACTACAAGCACACCGAGTCGTTCTCCAACAAGGCCGGTGACTCGCTCACCGTCCCCTTCGACGGCACCGCGATCCGCTGGATCGGCTCGAAGACCAACAACCACGGCTACGCCGACGTCTTCCTCGACGGCACCAAGGTCGCGACGGTCGACGACTCCGGCGGCGAGAACCAGGCGGTGATCTTCCAGAAGACCGGGCTGACGCCCGGAGCACACACACTGAAGATCGTCGTCAACGGGAACCACAGCTCAGGGTCCACGGACAACTACGTGTCCATCGACGCCATCGACGTACCGACGGCCGCCAACGCGACGCCGACGTACCCGGTCGTGCCGCAGCAGCCGGGGACCGCGATCACCCTAGACGGGCGCGACTCGCACGTGATCGTGGCGAACTACCGGCTCGGGGACTCACAGCTGCAGTACTCGACGTCGGAGATCATGACCCACGCGACCATCGGCAACCGGGACGTCGCCGTACTCTACGGAGACTCGGACAGCGACGGCGAGACCGTGCTGCGCTACTCCTCCAAGCCCACCGTGACCAGCAGCGGCGGCACGCTCACGACCACGTGGGACGAGGCCACCGGTGACCTGCGGCTGAACTACGCGCACAAGGGCCTGATCCGCATCAGCATCAGCAGCGGCGGAAAGCGCCCGCTGCTGCTGCTCGTCGGGGACAAGGCCACGGCGGAGACCTTCTGGCGTCAGGACACGGCGACCGGCCCGGTGCTGGTGCGCGGCACCCACCTGCTGCGGACGGCGACCAGCCTGGACGACGGCCACACCGTGGCGCTCACCGGCGACAACGCCGATGACAAGAACATCGAGGTGTTCACCTCCGCCGACCATGTCACTTGGAACGGCAAGGCATTGGACACCCAGGCCACCGGCGCAGGAAGCCTCGCCGGGAAGATCCCGGTGGCTGCGCCGGTACACCTGCCGACGCTGACGAACTGGAAGCACGCCGAGGAGTCCCCCGAAGCGACCCCCGGTTTCGACGACTCCAGTTGGCAGGTGGCCGACAGGACGACCACCAACAGCGTCTCCGGCATCAACTCGCTGCCTGTGCTCTACGCGGACGACTACGGGTTCCACACCGGCAACACGTGGTACCGCGGCCGCTTCCGCGCCACCGGCAAGGAGACCGGCATCCACCTGGTCTCGGACTCCGGCGGAAACGCGCAGGCGTTCTCCGCTTGGCTGGGCGGCACCTTCCTGGGCAGCTCCACCACAGGCAGCGCCGACTTCACCTTCCCGGCCGGTTCGGTGAAGTCGAAGGGCGACAACGTCATCTCCGTGCTCACCGTGAACATGGGGCATGAGGAGGACTACAACTCGACCAACGGCAACAAGACCGCGCGCGGCCTCACCAGCGCCTCCCTCGTCGGGGCACCGCTGACCTCCGTCACCTGGCGACTGCAGGGCGTACGGGGTGGCGAGGACCTGCAGGACCCGGTGCGCGGCCCGCTCTCGACCGGCGGCCTGTACGGCGAACGGGCCGGCTGGTCCCTCCCGGGTTACCCCGACGAGAACTGGAACCGGGTGTCCCTGCCGACGACCGACACCCGTCCCGGGGTCTCCTGGTACCGCACCGACGTCAACGTGGACCTGCCGCACGGTCAGGACACCTCGCTCGGCCTGACGTTCACCGACGACCCGTCACGCAAGTACCGTGCCACGATCTTCGTGAACGGCTGGCAGGTCGGCAACTACGTCAACTACCTCGGCCCGCAGCACACCTTCCCGGTGCCCAACGGCATCCTGAATCCGAACGGCCGGAACAGCATCGCCATCGCCGTGTGGAACCTGGACGGCAGCACCGGCGGGCTCGGCAAGGTCTCGCTCACCAACTACGGCAGCTACGCCTCGTCCCTGCGCGTCACGCAGAACGCCAGCCCCCGCTACGACCACCGGACGTACGCGATGCCGAAGCGTCCGGGAGCGGATGTCACCCTGGACGTGCCGGACACCGCTCAGTCGGCACAGGCCTTCACGGCCGAGGCGACGGTGCGGGTACCGAAGGACCGGTCGTCCGCATCCCAACTGACGGCCTCGCTCTCCGTACCCGATGGCTGGAGCGTGAGCGCCACGAGCCCCACGTCGGTCAAGCGCGTGCAACCCGGCGAATCGGCCACCTTCACCTGGAAGGTCCAGCCGCCGGCCGGGAAGCTGCCCTCCGCCTCGGCACTCACCGCCACGGTGCACTACCTGCAGAACGGACGGCAGGCCGCCGGCGGTGACGAGCGCATCGTCGGCGGGATCCCGTCGGCTCCGCCGGCCGGGAAGAGCGCTGTGAGCGACCTGCCGTTCCTGTCGTCCACCAACGGGTGGGGTCCGGTGGAGCGCGACACCAGCGTCGGCGAACAGGCGGCCGGAGACGGCCGTCCGATCAGTATCGCCGGAGTCGGTTACGCCAAGGGCCTGGGCACCAATGCGGTCAGCGACGTCGAGCTCTACCTCGCCGGACAGTGCTCCCGGTTGACGGCGGACGTCGGTGTCGACGACGAGACAGGCGGTGCGGGAACGGTGACGTTCTCCGTGATCGCCGACGGAAAGACCTTGGTGACCACGCCGACGCTCCGCGGCAAACAGGCCGCGGTGCCGATCGACGTCGACGTCAGCGGCGCCCAAGTGGTCGACCTCAAGGTCGGTGACGCCGGCGACGGCAATGGCAACGACCACGGAGACTGGGCGATGCCGACGCTGACGTGCGGCTAG
- a CDS encoding TetR/AcrR family transcriptional regulator, giving the protein MGRPKQFDPQAAVGEAMEVFWRKGYAATTPQDLVDALGIGKGSLYHAFGSKRQLFLLALRRYGDAQVAALAERLQGSGSVKDKLRTALRDLAQFDLTDPYLRGCMAVNTSAELIGAGEEAAAVIRGVFDRIEGALLAAVEEGLRTGEIDSRRDPQEIASGLLATILGMHVLARTADGPERLTRIVAAAIAAL; this is encoded by the coding sequence ATGGGCAGGCCCAAGCAGTTCGATCCACAAGCCGCCGTTGGCGAGGCTATGGAAGTCTTCTGGCGCAAGGGGTATGCCGCAACCACGCCGCAGGACCTGGTGGACGCTCTGGGTATCGGCAAGGGGAGCCTGTATCACGCCTTCGGGAGCAAGCGGCAGCTTTTCCTGCTCGCACTGCGGCGGTACGGCGACGCCCAGGTGGCCGCATTGGCGGAGCGGTTGCAGGGGTCGGGGTCGGTCAAGGACAAGCTGCGCACCGCGCTGCGGGATCTGGCGCAGTTCGATCTCACGGACCCGTATCTACGCGGCTGTATGGCTGTGAACACGTCGGCCGAACTGATCGGCGCAGGCGAGGAGGCAGCCGCCGTAATCCGCGGCGTGTTCGACCGGATTGAAGGCGCGCTGCTGGCGGCGGTCGAGGAGGGCCTGCGCACCGGGGAGATCGACTCGCGCCGCGATCCGCAGGAGATCGCGAGCGGGTTGCTGGCCACCATCCTCGGCATGCATGTGCTGGCCAGGACCGCCGACGGCCCCGAACGCCTGACGCGGATCGTCGCCGCGGCTATCGCGGCGCTGTAA
- a CDS encoding putative quinol monooxygenase, with protein MVNIGFFVRIEAKPGHQAAVEAQLKSALPQVEAEPGTVVWMALRLGPTTYAVVDAFPDEAARQDHLEAGRARLAAHPEHFAVPPVIETTDVIAAKVPTAGIGCPEPAKR; from the coding sequence GTGGTCAACATCGGATTCTTCGTACGTATAGAGGCCAAGCCCGGCCACCAGGCCGCCGTCGAAGCACAGCTGAAGTCGGCCCTGCCACAGGTCGAGGCGGAGCCCGGCACCGTCGTATGGATGGCCCTCCGCCTGGGCCCGACCACCTATGCCGTCGTCGATGCCTTCCCCGACGAAGCCGCTCGCCAGGACCACCTGGAGGCAGGCCGCGCACGGTTGGCGGCCCATCCCGAGCACTTCGCTGTGCCACCAGTCATCGAGACCACGGACGTCATCGCCGCCAAGGTGCCGACCGCCGGCATCGGTTGCCCTGAGCCAGCCAAGCGGTAG
- a CDS encoding aldolase/citrate lyase family protein, with product MVRRGVALRCRRHRHRHTLLFVPGSRRDRFDKAASAGADRVVIDLQDTVAPEDEGDARHSATAWLAQGNRCRRSAPWRR from the coding sequence GTGGTGCGTCGGGGAGTAGCGCTTCGATGTCGGCGGCATCGCCACCGCCACACCCTGCTGTTCGTCCCCGGCAGCAGGCGCGACCGTTTCGACAAGGCGGCGTCGGCCGGCGCCGACCGGGTCGTCATCGATCTGCAGGACACCGTCGCGCCCGAGGACGAGGGCGACGCCCGGCACAGCGCTACCGCTTGGCTGGCTCAGGGCAACCGATGCCGGCGGTCGGCACCTTGGCGGCGATGA